A genomic segment from Actinomadura hallensis encodes:
- a CDS encoding Gfo/Idh/MocA family protein, with translation MSDSVAVGLVGAGPWAGMVHAPTLAAGPATRLAGVWARRAEASAELAGRYGAPAFERIEELFDACEAVAFSVPPDVQAGLAVRAARAGKAVLLEKPLAMDLDGARRTAEAVAEAGVVSQMVFTLRYSRAARAFLARVRDLDPFGGYGAFVSSALSGGPFATPWRLEKGALLDLGPHIVDLLDASLGRVADVRAHGDPLGWLGLTLEHEGGAVSQASVSMAGNGELPPAHVEVYGRNGYARLDWSQLGDDAFATMVAEFAAAVRGGPAPALDAAHGLRIQEILASAEAQLAAG, from the coding sequence ATGAGCGATTCTGTGGCGGTGGGGCTGGTCGGAGCGGGACCCTGGGCCGGGATGGTGCACGCGCCCACGCTCGCGGCGGGTCCCGCCACCCGCCTCGCGGGCGTGTGGGCGCGCCGGGCGGAGGCGTCCGCCGAGCTCGCGGGCAGGTACGGCGCCCCGGCGTTCGAGCGGATCGAGGAGCTGTTCGACGCCTGCGAGGCAGTGGCGTTCTCCGTCCCGCCCGACGTGCAGGCCGGCCTCGCGGTCCGCGCCGCCCGCGCCGGCAAGGCCGTCCTGCTGGAAAAGCCCCTCGCCATGGACCTCGACGGCGCCCGCCGGACGGCGGAGGCCGTCGCCGAGGCCGGGGTCGTCTCCCAGATGGTCTTCACCCTGCGGTACTCGCGCGCCGCCCGCGCCTTCCTCGCCCGCGTGCGCGACCTGGACCCGTTCGGCGGCTACGGCGCCTTCGTCTCCTCCGCGCTCAGCGGCGGCCCCTTCGCCACGCCGTGGCGGCTGGAGAAGGGCGCCCTCCTCGACCTCGGCCCCCACATCGTGGACCTGCTGGACGCCTCGCTCGGCCGGGTCGCCGACGTCCGCGCGCACGGCGACCCGCTGGGCTGGCTCGGGCTGACCCTCGAGCACGAGGGCGGGGCGGTCAGCCAGGCGTCGGTGTCCATGGCCGGCAACGGCGAGCTGCCGCCCGCCCACGTCGAGGTCTACGGGCGCAACGGGTACGCGCGGCTCGACTGGTCCCAGCTCGGGGACGACGCGTTCGCGACCATGGTCGCCGAGTTCGCCGCCGCCGTCCGCGGCGGGCCGGCCCCCGCCCTGGACGCCGCGCACGGCCTGCGCATCCAGGAGATCTTGGCGTCCGCCGAGGCCCAGCTCGCGGCGGGGTGA
- a CDS encoding DUF2752 domain-containing protein produces MIDEHRPALPQPGGPATGRRNGAGDRSAAAVVRRLLRPGAVLLLTIAAVSYVAAVDPNEEGHYPTCPFLALTGLQCPGCGSLRTVHALAHGQVLEALSLNVLTVAAIPALAFFWLHWTLARAQDRPVRTKAAHPAFIWAFFGVVLTFWLVRNLPFGSFLAP; encoded by the coding sequence GTGATCGACGAGCACCGGCCCGCCCTGCCTCAGCCGGGCGGGCCCGCCACCGGGCGGCGGAACGGAGCCGGGGACCGTTCCGCGGCCGCGGTGGTGCGCCGGCTTCTCCGCCCGGGCGCTGTGCTGCTTCTCACCATCGCGGCCGTCTCCTATGTCGCCGCGGTCGACCCGAATGAGGAAGGTCACTATCCGACCTGCCCGTTCCTCGCACTGACCGGGCTGCAGTGCCCGGGCTGCGGCTCGCTGCGGACCGTCCACGCCCTCGCCCACGGTCAAGTACTTGAGGCGCTCTCGCTGAATGTCCTCACCGTGGCCGCCATTCCCGCCCTTGCGTTCTTCTGGCTCCACTGGACCCTGGCGCGCGCTCAGGACCGTCCCGTCCGCACGAAAGCAGCGCACCCGGCGTTCATTTGGGCGTTCTTCGGGGTCGTGCTGACCTTCTGGCTGGTGCGCAACCTGCCGTTCGGTTCGTTCCTCGCTCCCTGA
- a CDS encoding CD225/dispanin family protein, with the protein MAYPPAPPPPEAYGTEGPPPNYLAWAIAATILCFPLTGVVSIVYASRVNSKWRSGDRAGAMQASKNAKTWTIVTAVVGIVVSVIYTAFVMANNGGV; encoded by the coding sequence ATGGCCTATCCCCCCGCTCCTCCGCCGCCCGAGGCCTACGGCACAGAGGGCCCACCCCCGAACTACCTTGCCTGGGCGATCGCGGCGACGATCCTGTGCTTCCCTCTGACGGGCGTGGTGTCGATCGTGTACGCCTCGCGGGTCAACTCCAAGTGGAGGTCCGGTGACCGGGCCGGCGCGATGCAGGCGTCCAAGAACGCCAAGACCTGGACGATCGTGACCGCCGTCGTCGGCATCGTCGTCAGTGTCATCTACACCGCTTTCGTCATGGCGAACAACGGCGGCGTCTGA
- a CDS encoding patatin-like phospholipase family protein: MNGKGRALVLGGGGVAGIAWLTGVLAGLARGGTDVTGADLLIGTSAGAVVAAQVGSGLPVEELLARQADPALQNREAVPSRGLTGTEFAEIWMRLAEDSDDDAAMRRALGARALAADTVPEAERRAVIEGRLPAHEWPDRDLWVTAVNALTGDLRVFDRDSRVPLVDAVAASCAVPMVWPPVTIGSVRYVDGGVRSLNNLDLATGHERVLVLSPMEDPGLAADIETVTDSGGRVEVIVPDEASRAAFGTDPLDPSTRTPAAKAGLAQGTTQAATIASFWG; the protein is encoded by the coding sequence ATGAACGGCAAGGGACGTGCCCTCGTCCTCGGCGGGGGCGGTGTCGCGGGCATCGCGTGGCTCACGGGCGTCCTCGCCGGGCTCGCCCGCGGCGGGACGGACGTGACCGGAGCCGACCTGCTGATCGGCACCTCGGCGGGCGCCGTCGTGGCCGCGCAGGTGGGCAGCGGGCTCCCGGTCGAGGAGCTGCTGGCGCGGCAGGCCGATCCCGCGCTGCAGAACCGGGAGGCGGTTCCCTCCAGGGGGCTGACCGGCACCGAGTTCGCGGAGATCTGGATGCGGCTCGCCGAGGACAGCGACGACGACGCCGCGATGCGGCGCGCGCTGGGCGCGCGTGCCCTGGCCGCCGACACCGTCCCGGAGGCGGAGCGGCGCGCGGTGATCGAGGGGCGGCTGCCCGCGCACGAGTGGCCCGACCGGGACCTCTGGGTGACGGCCGTGAACGCGCTCACCGGCGATCTCCGCGTCTTCGACCGTGACTCGCGGGTACCGCTCGTGGACGCGGTCGCCGCGAGCTGCGCGGTCCCGATGGTCTGGCCGCCCGTGACGATCGGCTCCGTCCGTTACGTGGACGGAGGCGTCCGCTCGCTGAACAACCTCGACCTGGCCACCGGGCACGAGCGCGTGCTGGTCCTCTCCCCGATGGAGGACCCGGGGCTGGCCGCGGACATCGAGACCGTGACCGACAGCGGCGGCCGCGTCGAGGTGATCGTCCCGGACGAGGCGTCGAGGGCGGCGTTCGGCACCGACCCGCTCGACCCGTCGACCCGCACCCCCGCGGCGAAGGCGGGCCTCGCACAGGGCACGACGCAGGCCGCGACCATCGCCTCCTTCTGGGGCTGA
- a CDS encoding rhodanese-like domain-containing protein — MARTIDEILEEARDRLVRVTPEQAHAEMRDGALLVDIRPAAQRAAEGEVPGALIVERNVLEWRLDPASDARLPEATGHDLRVIVLCSEGYTSSLAAASLHDLGLTRATDVIGGFKAWRAAGLPATGGTDA, encoded by the coding sequence ATGGCACGCACCATCGACGAGATCCTCGAAGAGGCGCGCGACCGGCTGGTCCGCGTCACCCCCGAGCAGGCGCACGCCGAGATGCGGGACGGGGCGCTGCTCGTCGACATCCGCCCCGCGGCCCAGCGCGCCGCCGAGGGCGAGGTGCCCGGCGCGCTGATCGTGGAGCGCAACGTCCTCGAGTGGCGCCTCGACCCGGCCTCCGACGCCCGGCTGCCCGAGGCGACCGGCCACGACCTGCGGGTCATCGTGCTCTGCTCGGAGGGCTACACCTCCAGCCTCGCCGCCGCCTCCCTCCACGACCTCGGCCTCACCCGGGCCACCGACGTCATCGGCGGCTTCAAGGCGTGGCGCGCCGCCGGCCTGCCCGCGACCGGGGGAACGGACGCCTGA
- a CDS encoding Acg family FMN-binding oxidoreductase: MTTSRNTARQGATARQATAQDREKVAADVRRAVEDAIWAPSVHNTQPWRFEAHGTRITLSADPDRRLDVADPQGREMLISCGAALYTLRLSLRRMGYRPVVHPLPDPDRPYLLADVDLEPGDPPDASVEHEHAQIRRRHSHRGGFRPEPVPAGILTTLRHAAEKEGARIVQAVDADVKGALAALTAAAEHVQRRTPAYATEIARWAPAPGTSRRDGVQEDSYPRRTPPTAPHFPARDFARGHGWGAEPPGEGAAGVVLLLVTPDDTPADWLRAGQALQRVLLRATEHDLAAAYHTQALQVPDLREFIRTQFCGDAHPQLLLRLGVPVGTSLRSVRRPVDDVLTQTGPA, from the coding sequence ATGACCACCTCGCGCAACACCGCCCGGCAGGGCGCCACCGCACGGCAGGCGACGGCGCAGGACAGGGAGAAGGTCGCGGCCGACGTGCGGCGCGCCGTCGAGGACGCGATCTGGGCGCCCTCGGTGCACAACACGCAGCCCTGGCGCTTCGAGGCGCACGGGACGCGGATCACGCTGAGCGCCGACCCCGACCGCCGGCTGGACGTCGCCGACCCGCAGGGCCGGGAGATGCTGATCAGCTGCGGGGCCGCGCTGTACACGCTGCGGCTGTCGCTGCGGCGGATGGGCTACCGCCCGGTCGTCCATCCGCTGCCCGACCCCGACCGGCCGTACCTGCTCGCCGACGTCGACCTGGAGCCGGGGGATCCCCCCGACGCCTCGGTGGAGCACGAGCACGCGCAGATCCGGCGGCGGCACAGCCACCGGGGCGGGTTCCGCCCCGAGCCGGTGCCCGCCGGGATCCTGACGACGCTGCGCCACGCGGCCGAGAAGGAGGGCGCCAGGATCGTCCAGGCCGTCGACGCCGACGTCAAGGGCGCCCTGGCCGCCCTGACCGCGGCGGCCGAGCACGTCCAGCGCCGCACCCCCGCCTACGCGACCGAGATCGCCCGGTGGGCGCCCGCGCCCGGCACGTCCCGCAGGGACGGCGTCCAGGAGGACTCCTACCCGCGGCGGACGCCGCCGACCGCGCCGCACTTCCCCGCCCGCGACTTCGCCCGCGGCCACGGATGGGGCGCCGAGCCGCCCGGCGAGGGCGCCGCGGGGGTCGTGCTGCTGCTGGTGACCCCGGACGACACTCCGGCGGACTGGCTGAGGGCCGGCCAGGCGCTTCAGCGCGTCCTGCTGCGCGCCACCGAGCACGACCTAGCGGCCGCCTACCACACCCAGGCGCTCCAGGTTCCGGACCTGCGCGAGTTCATCCGCACCCAGTTCTGCGGCGACGCGCACCCGCAGCTGCTGCTGCGCCTCGGCGTCCCGGTCGGGACGAGCCTGCGGAGCGTCCGCCGCCCCGTGGACGACGTCCTGACGCAGACGGGTCCGGCCTGA
- a CDS encoding pyridoxamine 5'-phosphate oxidase family protein, whose protein sequence is MQLDQSGLEILDEDECRALLARAVIGRIVFTHHALPAIQPVNFALSDGDIVIRTSRRSRLATAASDTVVAFEIDDFDAEKRTGWSVVVVGHARHVSDPADAAALEALPLRTWAPGERDHFIRIRPELFTGRRIADAA, encoded by the coding sequence ATGCAGCTCGACCAGAGCGGCCTCGAGATCCTCGACGAGGACGAGTGCCGTGCTCTCCTCGCCCGGGCGGTGATCGGGCGGATCGTCTTCACCCACCACGCGCTCCCCGCGATCCAGCCCGTGAACTTCGCGCTGAGCGACGGCGACATCGTGATCAGGACGTCGCGCCGTTCGCGGCTCGCGACCGCCGCCTCCGACACCGTCGTCGCGTTCGAGATCGACGACTTCGACGCCGAGAAGCGGACGGGCTGGTCGGTGGTCGTCGTGGGACACGCCCGGCACGTGTCGGACCCCGCCGACGCCGCGGCGCTCGAAGCGCTCCCGCTGCGCACCTGGGCGCCCGGGGAGCGCGACCACTTCATCCGGATCCGCCCCGAGCTCTTCACCGGCCGCCGCATCGCCGACGCCGCCTGA
- a CDS encoding crotonase/enoyl-CoA hydratase family protein — translation MTDRVTVQIDGGVADVRLNRPDKLNALDIAMFEALAETGESLAADPSVRAVVLSGEGRAFCAGLDFANFAAMAGDAGDVDGADSARFRRLARDITAREPGRITNLGQQAVHVWREMPQPVIAAVHGHALGGGLQIALGADIRIVAPDAKLSVLEIRWGLVPDMTGTAALIRLTGEDVAKELTFTGRTVDGEEAVRLGLATRTADAPHAAAVELARDIASKSPDAIRGAKRLLNSAGENDLAEQFLEESRTLGELRGSPNQVEAVRAYFEKRAPAFTDPS, via the coding sequence ATGACCGACCGCGTGACCGTGCAGATCGACGGCGGAGTCGCCGACGTTCGGCTCAACCGCCCCGACAAGCTGAACGCCCTCGACATCGCCATGTTCGAGGCGCTCGCCGAGACCGGGGAGTCTCTCGCCGCGGACCCGTCCGTCCGCGCCGTGGTGCTGTCGGGCGAGGGCCGCGCGTTCTGCGCCGGGCTGGACTTCGCCAACTTCGCCGCCATGGCCGGCGACGCCGGGGACGTCGACGGCGCCGACAGCGCACGGTTCCGGCGGCTGGCGCGCGACATCACCGCCCGCGAGCCGGGCCGCATCACCAACCTCGGCCAGCAGGCGGTGCACGTGTGGCGGGAGATGCCGCAGCCGGTGATCGCCGCCGTCCACGGCCACGCCCTCGGCGGCGGCCTGCAGATCGCGCTCGGCGCCGACATCCGCATCGTCGCGCCCGACGCGAAACTGTCGGTCCTGGAGATCCGCTGGGGCCTGGTGCCCGACATGACGGGCACCGCCGCCCTGATCCGCCTCACCGGCGAGGACGTGGCCAAGGAGCTCACCTTCACCGGCCGGACGGTGGACGGCGAGGAGGCCGTCCGCCTCGGTCTGGCCACCCGCACCGCCGACGCCCCGCACGCCGCCGCCGTCGAACTCGCCCGGGACATCGCGAGCAAGAGCCCCGACGCCATCCGCGGCGCCAAACGGCTCCTCAACAGCGCGGGAGAGAACGACCTGGCCGAGCAGTTCCTCGAAGAGTCCCGGACGCTCGGCGAACTGCGCGGCAGCCCCAACCAGGTCGAAGCCGTCCGCGCCTACTTCGAGAAGCGCGCACCCGCCTTCACCGACCCGTCGTAG
- a CDS encoding metallophosphoesterase family protein, which produces MGDVRAVVVSDTHAPRRWKSCPPRVAEHLRDADVVLHAGDVCTASVLDELAEYAPVHAVLGNNDGPDVAAWGAPERLELDLDGLAVAMVHDSGQARGRTARMRRWFPHADLVVFGHSHIPLDETADGVRIFNPGSPTDRRRQPHGTIGILDIHDGALTGARIVPVT; this is translated from the coding sequence ATGGGAGACGTGAGAGCGGTGGTCGTCTCCGACACCCATGCCCCGCGGCGCTGGAAGTCCTGCCCGCCGCGGGTGGCCGAGCACCTGCGGGACGCCGACGTGGTCCTCCACGCCGGCGACGTGTGCACCGCCTCCGTCCTCGACGAACTGGCCGAGTACGCGCCCGTCCACGCCGTCCTCGGCAACAACGACGGGCCGGACGTCGCCGCATGGGGCGCCCCCGAACGCCTGGAACTCGACCTGGACGGCCTCGCCGTCGCCATGGTCCACGACAGCGGCCAGGCCAGGGGCCGCACGGCGCGGATGCGCCGCTGGTTCCCCCATGCCGACCTCGTCGTCTTCGGCCACTCGCACATCCCGCTCGACGAGACGGCCGACGGCGTCCGCATCTTCAACCCCGGCTCGCCCACCGACCGGCGCCGCCAGCCCCACGGGACCATCGGCATCCTCGACATCCACGACGGCGCGCTCACCGGTGCGAGGATCGTCCCCGTCACGTGA